The following proteins are co-located in the Shouchella hunanensis genome:
- a CDS encoding LysR family transcriptional regulator, whose product MNLNFIETFLAVVKKKSLSAAAKELHIAQTTISQRLMIAETELGFKLIERGKGVKEIKLTPAGEEFLRLAEQWDHIDKEMDLLKKRGPKSVLSVGSVDSFNTFFLPEVYKEISTLTSSLFLSTHTLHSKELYDEIENRSIDVGFSLAIRNSPNVNVSKYFESPLVVISAKKYLGGKSLNISELDSKYELYMPWGEDYRRWHEYWCGEMIHQQFKLDNMNILLGVLENSKYWAVVPEWIAHKIAMERKLYSYQLENNPPPYICYQLTHKKPFISKKHSLELFTYVSKKNLEETNIHR is encoded by the coding sequence ATGAATTTAAATTTTATAGAAACATTTTTAGCTGTTGTTAAAAAGAAGTCATTAAGTGCGGCAGCAAAAGAGCTCCACATCGCACAAACCACCATTAGCCAAAGACTTATGATCGCTGAGACCGAATTAGGATTTAAGTTAATAGAACGAGGAAAAGGTGTTAAAGAAATTAAGCTAACGCCTGCTGGAGAAGAATTCCTGAGATTAGCAGAACAATGGGATCACATTGATAAAGAAATGGATTTATTAAAGAAACGTGGTCCTAAATCGGTCTTAAGCGTAGGTTCAGTTGATAGCTTCAATACTTTTTTTCTTCCAGAAGTTTATAAAGAGATTAGTACCCTTACTTCTTCCTTATTTTTATCAACGCATACCTTACATTCAAAAGAACTCTACGATGAAATTGAAAACCGTTCCATTGATGTGGGCTTTTCTCTAGCCATTAGAAACAGCCCAAACGTCAATGTAAGTAAATATTTTGAATCACCACTTGTTGTTATAAGTGCGAAGAAATACCTAGGTGGGAAAAGTTTAAACATTAGCGAGCTAGATTCAAAATATGAACTCTATATGCCATGGGGAGAAGACTATAGAAGGTGGCACGAATATTGGTGTGGGGAAATGATTCACCAGCAGTTCAAATTAGATAACATGAACATCCTACTCGGTGTACTGGAAAACTCAAAATATTGGGCGGTTGTTCCTGAATGGATAGCCCATAAGATCGCTATGGAAAGAAAGCTATATAGTTATCAGTTGGAAAACAATCCGCCACCCTATATTTGTTATCAATTAACTCACAAAAAACCGTTCATCTCTAAAAAACATTCTCTTGAGCTATTTACTTATGTGTCTAAAAAAAACCTTGAAGAAACGAACATTCACAGATAA
- a CDS encoding 2-hydroxycarboxylate transporter family protein, whose protein sequence is MSDLKLKETGRNRFLTDEIYGIRLPLYLALLIPAILCLYLNILPINIITGLMITMGLGGLFLWIGDSIPKFSEFGGGTLLCIFLPAVLIFVGVLPESMSEIAQNFYSGFGFQDFIVAGLIVGSILSIKREVLITVGLKMLIPLMTTILLGALVGGLLGQLFGLGFKYTILLIVAPIMASGLTTGAIPLSQIYADNMGGVPSDFFDILAPAVMVSNIICILLASILNFLGKRKKTPFKGFSGNGNPLRVKNDSFKVEEGNRLVESIKNIGIGIMVAGGLYMSGVLLNGLFPFFHTFVWLIVLAAILKLTNLLPNQINSGAEVWFNFISRVWVPAVLVAISASLIDVNRVLDLITNPTNMFVTVMVVVIIATIAGFAGWIIGFYFVESSIISGLALADMGGVGDVAVLKASERMQLFPFLQITTRIGGVLTIVVMSLLSAT, encoded by the coding sequence ATGAGTGATTTGAAATTAAAAGAAACAGGACGGAATCGATTCTTAACGGATGAGATCTATGGTATAAGGTTGCCTTTATATTTGGCTCTATTGATTCCGGCAATTCTTTGTTTGTATTTAAATATTTTACCAATAAATATTATTACAGGATTAATGATTACCATGGGATTAGGTGGGCTGTTTCTATGGATTGGAGATTCGATTCCTAAGTTTTCAGAGTTTGGGGGAGGCACATTACTCTGCATTTTTTTACCTGCGGTGCTCATATTTGTTGGGGTCTTGCCAGAATCAATGTCAGAGATTGCTCAAAATTTTTATAGTGGATTTGGATTTCAAGATTTTATCGTAGCTGGATTAATTGTTGGGAGTATTTTAAGTATTAAAAGAGAAGTTCTAATTACAGTTGGTTTGAAGATGCTTATTCCTCTTATGACAACCATTTTATTAGGTGCATTAGTAGGTGGGTTATTAGGTCAGTTATTTGGTTTAGGTTTTAAATACACAATATTATTGATTGTCGCTCCCATTATGGCAAGTGGTTTAACGACGGGTGCCATTCCATTATCGCAAATATATGCAGACAACATGGGTGGTGTACCTTCTGATTTCTTTGATATTCTAGCACCTGCCGTCATGGTCTCCAATATTATTTGTATTTTATTAGCATCCATTCTTAATTTCCTCGGAAAAAGAAAGAAAACACCTTTTAAAGGTTTCTCAGGAAATGGTAATCCATTAAGAGTAAAAAACGATTCTTTTAAAGTGGAAGAAGGAAATCGTTTAGTTGAATCCATTAAAAATATAGGAATAGGCATAATGGTAGCTGGCGGTCTTTACATGTCAGGTGTCCTACTAAACGGGCTTTTTCCTTTCTTCCATACCTTTGTATGGTTAATTGTTTTAGCTGCCATTTTAAAACTGACGAACTTGCTACCGAATCAAATTAATAGTGGGGCCGAAGTGTGGTTTAATTTTATTAGTAGAGTATGGGTTCCTGCCGTCCTTGTAGCGATAAGTGCCAGCCTAATAGACGTAAATCGTGTACTAGATTTAATAACGAATCCAACAAATATGTTTGTAACGGTAATGGTCGTGGTGATTATTGCAACCATTGCAGGTTTTGCAGGGTGGATTATTGGTTTCTACTTCGTGGAATCGTCCATTATCTCAGGATTGGCTTTAGCAGACATGGGTGGAGTAGGAGATGTAGCAGTGTTAAAAGCAAGTGAACGAATGCAGCTCTTTCCATTTCTTCAGATTACCACGAGAATAGGTGGCGTTCTCACCATTGTCGTTATGAGTTTATTATCTGCAACGTAG
- a CDS encoding tetratricopeptide repeat protein has translation MQITIPSEEVGAKIVEWYSCIIARSTDEAILLHEEIKQMLKRMEPSDSILAYYSLVEYRYTMMRDQTTDEKAGDEMIERVSPAVSESLDHLLRYMYYFVSGQHEFMHHRYRSAIRLFRKAERLLEYVKDEAEEAEFQYFMGMALMRINHNAYACSYLEEAIVTFKRLGYTERIIFSTNILAGIYSISDMHEEAKEILDENLLLSEGFPYSKHLVIFTMGINAYREKDYTSAKKFLEQNTLSKDFQDYSVTAQARYCLARALFMLGIKEEAKKELERAIRELKKHNNEEFLIKCSILKKLFLEIDYEGIEKDLNLLEEQNMLYTCEELSLELSVIFHEQHDVERALNLMKRAYRVKQKTLTLGVGLD, from the coding sequence ATGCAAATAACGATACCATCAGAGGAAGTCGGTGCCAAAATTGTAGAATGGTATAGTTGCATTATTGCACGATCAACAGATGAAGCCATTCTATTACATGAGGAAATTAAGCAAATGCTAAAAAGGATGGAGCCTAGTGACAGCATTTTGGCTTATTATTCGCTTGTAGAGTACCGGTATACGATGATGAGAGATCAAACGACTGATGAAAAAGCTGGAGACGAGATGATCGAACGTGTGTCCCCAGCAGTAAGTGAATCACTTGACCATCTGTTAAGGTATATGTACTATTTTGTAAGCGGTCAACATGAGTTTATGCACCATCGCTATCGTTCTGCCATTCGCTTATTTCGTAAAGCCGAGCGATTGCTTGAATATGTGAAAGATGAGGCAGAAGAGGCTGAATTTCAATATTTCATGGGCATGGCACTAATGAGAATAAATCACAATGCTTACGCCTGCTCATACTTAGAAGAAGCCATTGTTACGTTTAAGCGATTAGGGTATACAGAGCGAATTATCTTTTCAACTAACATCTTAGCAGGTATTTATTCAATATCAGATATGCATGAAGAGGCAAAAGAAATTCTTGATGAGAACCTTTTATTGAGTGAAGGATTTCCCTATTCAAAGCATCTGGTTATCTTCACAATGGGAATAAATGCTTATCGTGAAAAAGATTATACTAGTGCTAAAAAATTTCTTGAGCAAAACACCTTGTCTAAAGATTTTCAAGATTATTCTGTGACGGCACAAGCTCGTTACTGTTTAGCTAGAGCTCTTTTTATGTTAGGAATTAAGGAAGAAGCGAAAAAAGAGCTTGAAAGAGCGATCCGTGAATTGAAAAAGCATAATAACGAAGAGTTTTTAATAAAATGCAGTATTTTGAAGAAATTATTTTTAGAAATAGATTATGAGGGCATTGAAAAAGATTTGAACTTATTAGAAGAACAGAATATGTTATATACATGTGAAGAGCTCTCTCTAGAGTTATCAGTTATTTTTCATGAACAGCATGATGTGGAAAGAGCGCTTAATTTAATGAAGCGTGCCTATCGTGTGAAACAAAAAACGCTAACGTTAGGAGTTGGTTTGGATTGA
- a CDS encoding NfeD family protein: MELTTIYFTILLVSGGLTVLYVLLSDILDGIFDIFDGWLSPTLILSTLAFFGASAYILERFSPFDSLVAGLIAAAIALGLATLFNLFILTPLQHTEESVAYSDEDLEGKQGEVILTVPADGFGEVVIRSDSGTIAKTAACLDNQVIPSGTEVVIVKMENGIAYVTMLALDDL, encoded by the coding sequence ATGGAGCTCACAACGATTTACTTCACAATCCTTCTAGTTAGTGGTGGGTTGACCGTTTTATATGTCTTGTTGTCAGATATATTGGATGGCATTTTTGACATCTTTGATGGCTGGCTCTCACCGACGTTAATCCTTTCTACACTTGCTTTCTTTGGTGCTTCTGCTTACATATTGGAGCGATTTTCACCGTTTGATAGCCTTGTAGCCGGTCTTATTGCTGCTGCAATTGCGTTAGGTTTGGCGACATTATTTAATTTGTTTATTTTGACGCCTTTGCAGCATACAGAAGAGTCTGTTGCTTATAGTGATGAGGACTTGGAAGGAAAGCAAGGCGAGGTGATCTTGACGGTTCCAGCAGATGGTTTCGGAGAGGTTGTCATTCGTAGCGACAGCGGAACCATTGCGAAAACAGCGGCCTGTCTGGATAATCAAGTTATTCCATCAGGTACTGAAGTTGTCATTGTCAAGATGGAGAATGGGATTGCCTATGTCACGATGTTGGCACTCGATGATCTTTAA
- a CDS encoding flotillin family protein, which yields MGMEIIIIVGIVVVILAVLVGVFVTRYRTAGPDEALIVTGSYLGGKNVNMDDAGNRIKIVRGGGTFVMPVFQQAKPLSLLSSKLDVQTPEVYTEQGVPVIADGTAIIKIGGSIGEIATAAEQFLGKSREDREQEAKEVLEGHLRSILGSMTVEEIYKNRERFSQEVQKVASQDLAKMGLVIVSFTIKDLRDTNGYLESLGKPRIAQVKRDADIATAEAEKETRIRQADANTQAKRSEIERATEIAESEKNNQLKVAAYRSEQEQAKAQADQAYHLQEARSKQEVTEQQMQIQIIERQKQIELEEKEIARRERQYDAEVKKKADADRYSVEQSAEAEKSRHFAEADADKYRVEAMAKAEAEKVRVDGLAEAEAVRARGESEADVIRLKGLAEAEAKEKIAEAFEKYGEAAKLSMIIDMLPEYAREVSSPLSNIDKITVVDTGSGENGGANRVTGYATDLMAGLQESLKASSGIDIKELVENISKK from the coding sequence TTGGGTATGGAAATTATTATTATTGTTGGAATTGTCGTTGTCATTCTAGCTGTACTTGTAGGGGTGTTTGTTACAAGATACCGCACGGCAGGACCAGATGAAGCACTTATTGTAACAGGAAGTTATTTAGGTGGTAAAAATGTAAACATGGACGATGCAGGTAACCGTATCAAAATCGTTCGTGGTGGCGGTACGTTTGTTATGCCGGTTTTTCAACAAGCAAAGCCATTGTCATTGCTATCAAGTAAATTGGATGTACAAACACCTGAAGTGTACACAGAGCAAGGCGTTCCGGTTATTGCCGATGGTACAGCCATTATTAAAATCGGTGGTTCCATTGGTGAAATCGCAACAGCAGCAGAGCAATTTTTAGGAAAATCAAGAGAAGATCGGGAACAAGAAGCGAAAGAAGTGCTAGAAGGTCATCTTCGTTCGATTCTCGGTTCTATGACAGTAGAAGAGATTTACAAAAACCGTGAGCGCTTTTCTCAAGAGGTACAAAAAGTGGCTTCACAAGATTTAGCAAAAATGGGTCTTGTCATTGTTTCCTTTACCATTAAAGATTTACGAGATACGAATGGATACTTAGAATCTCTTGGTAAGCCAAGAATTGCGCAAGTAAAACGTGACGCAGATATTGCCACAGCGGAAGCAGAAAAAGAAACGCGTATTCGCCAAGCGGATGCGAACACGCAAGCGAAACGTTCTGAAATTGAGCGGGCTACAGAAATTGCTGAATCAGAAAAGAATAATCAGTTAAAAGTAGCGGCTTATCGTAGTGAGCAAGAACAAGCGAAAGCCCAAGCTGACCAAGCGTACCACTTACAAGAAGCACGCTCGAAACAAGAAGTAACTGAACAACAAATGCAAATTCAAATTATCGAGCGTCAAAAGCAAATTGAATTAGAAGAAAAAGAAATTGCGCGTCGTGAGCGTCAATATGATGCAGAAGTGAAAAAGAAAGCCGATGCGGATCGTTACTCTGTTGAACAATCAGCGGAAGCAGAGAAAAGCAGACACTTCGCAGAAGCCGATGCAGATAAATACCGTGTGGAAGCGATGGCAAAAGCGGAAGCAGAGAAAGTTCGTGTTGATGGTCTTGCCGAAGCCGAAGCGGTTCGTGCCCGCGGGGAATCAGAAGCGGATGTTATTCGTCTGAAAGGTCTTGCCGAAGCAGAGGCAAAAGAAAAGATTGCCGAAGCATTCGAGAAATACGGCGAAGCAGCCAAGCTTAGCATGATTATCGACATGCTACCTGAGTACGCAAGAGAAGTTTCTTCTCCATTATCAAATATTGATAAAATTACCGTTGTGGATACTGGATCTGGTGAAAATGGTGGTGCGAATCGTGTCACTGGTTACGCAACAGATCTCATGGCTGGCTTGCAAGAATCATTAAAGGCATCTAGCGGCATTGATATTAAAGAGCTTGTTGAAAATATATCGAAAAAATAA
- a CDS encoding alkaline phosphatase, translating into MKKQFITYGLVGAVTIGLIATTTGVSASDDGSIPSNGPAKNVIFLIPDGFSQSYASSYRFYKEDALPIWDEKDMLAAMVKTGSNNAAITDSAAAGTALATGHKTDNGVIGLGPDGESFPTILDRAKENGKRTGLVATSTITHATPAAFAAKVESRGSYTEIAKQMMENENVDLLFGGGRTEFLPESEGGIRDDDRNLITYAEESGYTYLETRRQLRQWEGEGDKVLGLFAEEALEPSLNQRTDEPSLAEMTHTAIDFLSKEEEGFFLMVEGSQIDWAGHDNDPLYAMTDTEAFEEAVKIAVDYADTHEDTLVVMVGDHDTGGMAVHASEEAHPTMLNQVHALGMDIAEAVTHDYANLEDVLKEKTSFEWTEEEMDDLKEAESLKLAINGAISEKTGFGWSSYDHTGIDVPLFAYGAGAESFNGTMDNTDVPKKMLEALGLSGL; encoded by the coding sequence ATGAAAAAACAGTTCATTACATACGGTTTAGTTGGCGCAGTGACAATCGGATTAATCGCTACAACAACAGGTGTTTCTGCTAGTGACGATGGAAGTATACCAAGTAACGGACCCGCTAAAAATGTCATTTTCTTAATACCCGATGGTTTCTCCCAAAGTTATGCAAGCAGCTACAGGTTCTATAAAGAAGATGCTCTTCCGATATGGGATGAAAAAGACATGCTTGCTGCTATGGTAAAAACGGGGTCTAATAATGCGGCCATTACAGATTCTGCTGCAGCAGGAACAGCTTTAGCAACAGGTCATAAAACAGATAATGGTGTGATCGGGTTAGGGCCAGATGGCGAGTCATTCCCGACCATCCTCGATAGAGCAAAGGAAAATGGAAAACGTACAGGTCTAGTAGCAACATCAACGATTACCCATGCCACGCCCGCTGCCTTCGCAGCAAAAGTAGAATCTCGAGGAAGCTACACAGAGATTGCGAAACAAATGATGGAAAACGAAAACGTTGATTTACTATTCGGTGGGGGGAGAACCGAATTTTTACCGGAGAGCGAAGGTGGTATTCGTGACGATGATCGAAACTTAATCACATATGCAGAGGAAAGTGGCTATACATACTTAGAAACCCGAAGACAGCTTAGGCAATGGGAGGGCGAAGGTGATAAAGTACTCGGATTATTTGCAGAGGAAGCATTAGAGCCGTCTCTTAACCAACGAACGGACGAGCCAAGCCTAGCGGAGATGACGCACACAGCCATTGATTTCTTATCAAAAGAGGAGGAGGGGTTCTTCTTAATGGTGGAAGGCAGCCAAATTGACTGGGCTGGTCACGACAACGATCCTCTCTATGCGATGACGGATACAGAAGCCTTTGAAGAAGCCGTAAAGATAGCGGTAGACTATGCAGACACCCATGAAGATACGTTAGTTGTCATGGTAGGCGATCACGATACAGGTGGAATGGCTGTTCATGCCTCTGAAGAAGCACACCCAACGATGTTAAACCAAGTCCATGCATTAGGTATGGATATTGCTGAAGCAGTTACCCATGATTACGCTAATCTAGAGGACGTTCTTAAAGAGAAAACATCGTTTGAATGGACGGAAGAAGAAATGGATGACTTAAAAGAAGCGGAATCGTTAAAGCTTGCCATTAACGGGGCAATCAGCGAGAAGACAGGCTTTGGTTGGTCTTCCTACGATCACACTGGTATTGATGTACCACTTTTCGCTTATGGGGCAGGAGCAGAGTCGTTCAACGGCACAATGGACAACACCGATGTTCCGAAAAAAATGCTTGAAGCGCTTGGTCTATCTGGACTTTAA
- a CDS encoding DNA topoisomerase III, which translates to MKKKAILAEKPSVGRDIARVLGANQKGNGFFEGKDVIVTWGLGHLVTHADPEHYGEQYKTWRLEELPMLPKRLDLVVIKQTSKQFHTVKKVLNRQDVGEVIIATDAGREGELVARWILAKAHVKKPIKRLWISSVTDKAIKDGFKKLKDGREYENLFAAAEARAEADWYVGINGTRALTTKHNAQLSCGRVQTPTLAILAAREKAIQSFKPVPYHTLQVSVDAGATFRWYNRKSGDERIFDEEAAKALKERIKGKAIAITSVKAKKKFTPAPQLYDLTELQREANKRYGYSAKETLGALQKLYEQHKAVTYPRTDSRFLSSDLVDTFKDRLKAIDVQPFRKTVLEASKLGVHHAKKQMVNDAKVSDHHALIPTEQAPPISAMNDKETKLYYLIVRRFLANFFPASESEQTVVEAEIASEALRTKGERMISLGWRQNEDEDQAKESKLPKLTEGEKLSVNHTELKRGETTPPARFNEATLLTAMEKPAQFMEEKDATISKTLAEAGGIGTVATRADIIEKLFSSFLIEKKGKDLFVTSKGKQLLDLVPEELKSPALTAEWEQRLEKIVQGKEQKSAFIADMKKYAHSVVGQVKADTTKFRHDNKTGEKCPECGKFLLEVNGKKGKMRVCQDRECGYRKNIAMTTNARCPKCKKKLELRGQGDAQVFACVCGHREKKAQFEERRKQSKNKNVSKREVNNYMKKQNKQDDFANSALADQLAKLGLNKEK; encoded by the coding sequence ATGAAGAAAAAAGCAATTTTAGCAGAAAAGCCGTCTGTTGGTCGCGACATTGCCCGCGTTCTAGGCGCAAACCAAAAAGGAAACGGATTTTTTGAAGGCAAAGACGTTATTGTGACGTGGGGACTAGGGCATCTTGTCACGCATGCTGATCCTGAGCATTACGGAGAACAGTATAAAACGTGGCGGTTAGAGGAGCTACCAATGCTACCAAAGCGCCTTGATCTCGTTGTCATTAAACAAACCTCTAAGCAATTTCATACCGTGAAAAAAGTACTGAATCGTCAAGATGTTGGGGAAGTGATTATCGCAACGGATGCAGGAAGAGAAGGAGAGCTTGTAGCTCGTTGGATTCTTGCAAAAGCCCATGTAAAAAAGCCAATCAAGCGATTATGGATTTCATCTGTTACAGATAAAGCGATAAAAGACGGCTTTAAGAAGCTAAAAGATGGTCGCGAGTATGAAAACTTATTTGCCGCAGCGGAAGCCCGAGCAGAAGCCGACTGGTATGTAGGTATTAACGGTACCCGTGCGCTCACAACAAAGCATAATGCCCAGCTCTCTTGTGGTCGTGTGCAGACGCCAACCCTGGCGATTCTGGCGGCACGAGAAAAAGCCATTCAATCCTTTAAGCCGGTGCCTTATCACACGCTGCAAGTAAGTGTGGACGCTGGCGCAACGTTTCGCTGGTATAATCGAAAATCTGGTGATGAGCGGATTTTCGATGAAGAAGCAGCGAAAGCCTTGAAAGAGAGGATAAAAGGAAAAGCCATCGCTATTACAAGCGTGAAAGCGAAGAAAAAATTTACCCCTGCACCTCAGCTCTACGATTTAACAGAGTTGCAGCGTGAAGCGAATAAACGTTACGGTTACTCAGCAAAAGAAACCCTCGGTGCTTTGCAGAAGCTGTACGAACAGCATAAAGCGGTCACGTACCCAAGAACCGATTCGCGCTTTCTTTCTTCTGATCTTGTTGATACATTCAAAGACCGTTTAAAAGCCATTGATGTGCAGCCATTCCGCAAAACAGTGCTTGAAGCATCAAAGCTAGGTGTACATCATGCGAAAAAACAAATGGTTAACGATGCGAAAGTATCGGATCACCACGCGTTAATTCCAACCGAACAAGCACCACCAATAAGCGCTATGAATGATAAAGAAACGAAGCTTTATTACTTGATTGTGCGACGCTTTTTAGCAAACTTTTTCCCGGCAAGTGAATCAGAGCAAACGGTTGTAGAAGCAGAGATTGCAAGCGAAGCACTCCGTACAAAAGGAGAGCGAATGATTTCTCTTGGCTGGCGTCAAAATGAAGATGAGGATCAAGCAAAAGAAAGCAAGCTCCCTAAATTAACAGAAGGGGAGAAGCTGTCGGTCAATCATACAGAACTAAAGCGAGGCGAAACAACGCCACCTGCCCGTTTTAATGAAGCAACCTTGTTGACAGCAATGGAAAAGCCAGCTCAATTTATGGAAGAAAAGGATGCAACGATCTCTAAAACACTTGCGGAAGCAGGTGGAATTGGTACGGTAGCAACTCGAGCAGATATCATTGAGAAGCTCTTTTCTAGCTTCTTAATTGAGAAAAAAGGCAAAGACCTTTTTGTGACGTCAAAAGGGAAGCAGCTGCTTGATCTTGTACCAGAAGAGCTCAAGTCGCCAGCACTAACCGCTGAATGGGAGCAACGTCTAGAGAAAATTGTGCAAGGGAAAGAGCAGAAGAGTGCGTTTATTGCCGACATGAAGAAATATGCTCATTCTGTTGTTGGACAAGTAAAAGCCGACACAACCAAGTTCCGTCATGACAACAAAACTGGAGAGAAGTGTCCAGAGTGTGGTAAATTCTTGCTTGAAGTGAACGGGAAAAAAGGCAAAATGCGTGTCTGCCAAGATCGTGAATGCGGCTACCGCAAAAATATTGCGATGACAACAAATGCACGCTGTCCGAAATGTAAAAAGAAACTGGAACTACGAGGGCAAGGAGATGCTCAAGTTTTCGCTTGTGTGTGTGGCCATCGAGAAAAGAAAGCTCAATTTGAGGAACGCCGTAAACAAAGTAAAAACAAAAATGTTTCGAAGCGTGAAGTAAATAATTATATGAAGAAACAAAACAAGCAAGACGATTTTGCAAACTCTGCACTAGCAGACCAATTAGCGAAATTGGGCTTAAATAAAGAGAAGTAG
- a CDS encoding class I SAM-dependent rRNA methyltransferase, whose amino-acid sequence MHNRTESKQVVNEKVSKQLKNGYPLLEKDWFSTEDLQEGTLLTIEDQSNRFIAKAYVGKQNVGNGWVLSTDEQEPIDLAFFKGKLTKAIEKRQAYFRSEDTTAFRLFNSEGDGIGGLQIDYYAGYIVITWYSEGIYTFREWVLDSVRKLMSYEGIYEKKRFAEDGSYTGEDDYVEGKRGEFPLLIKENGITYATYLNDGPMTGIFLDQRLVRKRIMDHYAVGKRVLNLFSYTGAFSVAAAMGGASETTSVDLANRSREKTEEQFAVNGLDPTEQRIVVMDAFRYFSYAKKKELEYDLIVLDPPSFARSKKITFRAAKDYSKLLEEAIPLVSKDGVIIASTNAATVSTKQFKRFVEEAFEATGVHYEVVEEHRVPADFATTRAYPKGSYLKVLMIQVRK is encoded by the coding sequence ATGCACAATCGTACGGAAAGCAAACAAGTAGTAAATGAGAAAGTCTCCAAACAACTAAAGAACGGCTATCCTCTTCTTGAAAAAGACTGGTTTTCAACAGAAGACTTGCAAGAAGGGACACTTTTAACCATAGAGGATCAATCAAATCGTTTTATTGCCAAGGCGTATGTTGGTAAGCAAAATGTAGGAAACGGTTGGGTTCTATCAACGGATGAACAAGAGCCAATTGATCTTGCTTTTTTTAAGGGAAAGCTGACAAAGGCTATTGAAAAACGTCAGGCTTATTTTCGGTCAGAAGATACGACAGCTTTTCGTTTATTTAATAGTGAAGGTGATGGAATAGGTGGATTACAAATCGATTATTATGCTGGTTACATTGTCATTACTTGGTATAGTGAGGGTATTTATACGTTTCGAGAATGGGTGTTAGACAGTGTTAGGAAGCTAATGTCTTATGAAGGCATATATGAAAAGAAGCGATTCGCAGAAGATGGTTCTTATACAGGTGAAGACGATTACGTGGAAGGAAAACGAGGCGAGTTTCCGCTTCTTATTAAAGAGAATGGAATCACATATGCTACTTACTTGAATGATGGTCCAATGACTGGAATCTTTTTAGATCAACGTCTCGTGCGTAAACGAATTATGGATCATTATGCTGTTGGAAAACGTGTATTAAATCTTTTTTCCTACACTGGTGCGTTTTCAGTTGCAGCGGCAATGGGAGGCGCAAGTGAAACAACAAGTGTTGATCTAGCCAACCGCAGTAGGGAAAAAACAGAAGAACAATTTGCGGTGAATGGACTCGATCCAACAGAACAGCGTATCGTTGTAATGGATGCGTTTCGCTACTTTTCTTATGCGAAAAAGAAAGAGCTAGAATATGACTTAATCGTGTTAGACCCACCAAGCTTTGCACGGTCTAAAAAGATAACGTTCCGTGCAGCAAAAGACTATTCGAAGCTTTTAGAAGAAGCCATTCCGTTAGTAAGTAAAGACGGTGTGATTATCGCTTCTACCAATGCTGCAACTGTTTCAACGAAGCAATTTAAGCGTTTTGTAGAAGAGGCGTTTGAAGCGACGGGTGTTCACTATGAGGTGGTAGAAGAGCACCGGGTACCAGCAGACTTTGCAACAACCCGTGCCTACCCAAAAGGAAGCTATTTAAAGGTCTTAATGATACAAGTACGTAAATAA
- a CDS encoding DUF3817 domain-containing protein, producing the protein MFKWVSYIEGISLLLLLFLAMPLKYIWNIPEFVSVIGMAHGVLFIMYMLFVANFFFSKQWNLKTSIFATLASIVPFGPFILEKRIINQNERPPAV; encoded by the coding sequence ATGTTTAAATGGGTTAGCTATATTGAGGGGATTTCTTTACTATTATTGCTTTTCCTTGCGATGCCGCTCAAGTATATCTGGAACATTCCAGAGTTTGTCAGCGTGATTGGCATGGCGCATGGTGTACTCTTTATTATGTACATGCTTTTCGTTGCAAATTTCTTCTTTAGTAAACAGTGGAATTTAAAAACATCGATTTTTGCTACACTTGCATCAATCGTACCATTCGGACCATTTATTTTGGAGAAACGCATCATTAACCAAAACGAACGCCCTCCAGCTGTTTAA
- a CDS encoding general stress protein has translation MKPVYREFYNDEEVVNVVKALKQKNIMEDDIYVITHDDDRTDRVADNADANTITASETGLGTSIKNTFRSKGDELRSKFEEIGFSEPEAEQLEEELDQGKIIVAVTNQNESFTF, from the coding sequence ATGAAACCTGTATACAGAGAATTTTATAACGATGAAGAAGTCGTGAATGTAGTGAAGGCATTAAAGCAAAAGAACATCATGGAAGACGACATTTACGTTATCACCCACGATGATGATCGTACAGATCGTGTGGCTGATAATGCAGACGCTAATACGATTACAGCATCCGAAACAGGTCTTGGTACATCCATAAAGAACACGTTCCGCAGTAAAGGGGACGAGCTTCGTTCGAAGTTTGAGGAAATAGGATTCTCCGAGCCTGAAGCAGAACAGCTCGAAGAAGAACTAGACCAAGGAAAAATCATAGTCGCTGTTACAAACCAAAATGAAAGCTTTACATTTTAA